The Lysobacterales bacterium sequence GAACGCCCCGGGTCTGGCGCAGCGCCTCGTCGGATTGCAGTTGTCGCACGAGTTTGATGGCGGCGTGCGCGTTGGCGCGGGCGTCGTCGTGGCCGAGCAACAGTTCGCCTCGTTCGGTCTGGGCTCGCACCTGATCGATTCGGGTGAGCCGATGCAGATGATCGGAGCGGAGTCGGCCACTGCGGCGGGTGTGCGCTTGAATGCGGCGCAGATGCTGGGCGAACGGGTTTCGGTGCAGGCGGCGTTGCAGTCCAAGATCGACATGCAGCCGTTCCAGTCCTACCGCGGCGTGTTCAGTGATCCGGGAGATTTCGATCTGCCGGCACGGGCCGAGGTCTCGGCACGCATCGCGCTGTCGCCGCGACTGGGACTTGCACTTGGCACTCAACGGGTGATGTACAGCGAGATCAATGCGTTCTCCAGTTATGCATTGCCGGAGCGCTTCTTGTCGCTGCTCGGTGACGGCACTTCGCCAGACTTCGCTTGGCGCGACCTGACCGTGTACGACGTGAGAATGGACTATTCGATCGGTCGCGCTTCGCGCATCGATTTCCGCTATTCGACGCAGCAGCAGCCCGAGCCAAGTTCGACGCTGCTGTACAACGCATTGAGCGACGAGTTCACCGACCGCAACTTCGCGCTCGGCGTCTCGCACCGGTTTGAGCGCGCTGGTGAACTGAGCGTCGCCGCCAGTCACGCGCCCATCGAGTACTTCCTCGGCAATTCCTCGGCCCTCGGCCGTGGCGATGCCGGTGGCGAACAGTTTGAGGTCGAAGCGCGCTGGCGCGTCGATTTCTGAGGGCTTTACAGGGCTAAGAACTGCTTGGGGCTCCGATTGGAGCCCCTCTTTTTTGGTGCCGTCACAGCGACTCGGAAGCGAAATCCGCGAGGCGTGAACGTTCGCCGCGGCGCAGGGTGATGTGCGCGCTGTGCGGCCAGTTCTTGAAGCGGTCGACCGCGTAGGTGAGGCCGGATGTGGTTTCGGTCAGATAGGGCGTGTCGATCTGCTCGACGTTGCCCAGGCAGACCATCTTGGTTCCGGGGCCGGCGCGCGTGAGCAGGGTCTTCATCTGCTTCGGGCTCAGGTTCTGCGCCTCGTCGACGATGACGTAGCGGCTCAGGAAGGTGCGGCCGCGCATGAAGTTCATCGAGCGGATCTTGATGCGTGAGGCGAGCAGGTCGTTGGTCGCGGCGCGGCCCCAGGAGCCACCCTCGGCCGGGTTGGCCAGCACTTCGAGATTGTCGGTCAGCGCGCCCATCCAGGGCGTCATCTTCTCTTCTTCGGTGCCGGGCAGGAAGCCGATGTCCTCGCCGACCGATACCGTCACGCGGGTCATGATGATCTCTCGATAGCGCTGCTGGTCCATGACTTGCGCAAGTCCTGCCGCGAGCGCCAACAGCGTCTTGCCGGTCCCTGCGGTGCCGAGCAGGGTGACGAAATCGACGTCCGGGTCCATCAGTGCGTTGAGCGCGAAGTTCTGCTCGCGGTTGCGCGCATGGATGCCCCAGACCGAGTGGCTGCCGCCGGTGAAGTCGTCGAGGATCTGCAGCTTCGCGATGTTGTCGCGAATGCTGAGCACGCGGAACTCGGGTTCGTCCTCGCCGGCTAGGTAGAGACATTGATGGGGCGACCAGTCCTCGTTCTTGCGCATCTTCAATTCATAGAATGTGTGCCCTTTTTCCGACCACGAGCGCAGGTCCTTGGCGTGCTTGCTCCAGAAGTCGGCCGGCAGTTCCGTGTGCCCGGTGTAGAGCAGGCTGAAGTCATCGAGCGCGCGGTCATTCTCGTAGTCCTCCGCCGGCACGCCGAAAATCGACGCCTTGATCCGCAGGTTGATGTCCTTCGACACCAGCACCACGTCGGTTTGCGGGTGCTGTTGATGCAGCGCCACGATCGCGGCCAGGATCTGGTTGTCGGGCATCACCTTCATGCGCGACTTCGCCGGATCGCCGGCGCTGGTCTGGAACAGCAGGCGGCCGATTTGCGACTCGCGCCGCAGGTTCAGGCCCTTGGGACGCACCAGTTTCAGGCCGCGTTCGATGCGTTCGGCGCCATGCGCCTCGATCAGCTCGTTGATGAAGCGACTGACCTGGCGGGCATTGCGTGCGACTTCCGAGGTGCCCTTCTTGCCGTTGTCGAGTTCTTCCAGCACCGTCATCGGGATGAAGACATCGTGTTCCTCGAAGCGGAACAGGGCGGTGGGATCGTGCATCAGCACGTTGGTGTCGAGCACGTAGATGCGCTTGCGTTCGGACATCATCATGAAACCTCCTCGGCGATGGCGAGCAGATGCAGCGGGAAACACTCGGGTTGTCGGACACACCGCGATGCGGTGGCGGGGAATGGGCGGAGGCTCGGGTCCGCCATCAGAACTTCATCGGGTCCATGATCGCGTCGAGGTTCTGCGCGTCGCAGAACTCGAGGAAATCGTCGCGCAGGGAGGCGATGTGGGTCTTGGCCGGAATGCCGATGGTGATCTGCGCCGAGAACATCTCGGCGCCGGTCTGCATCGCCCGGTAGCGGCTTGAGCTCAGGCTCTCGATGGAGATGGTATGGGCGATGAAGAACTCGGCAAGCTGGTGCAGGATGCCTGGCTTGTCGGCGGCAACGACTTCGACGACGTAGGGCAGCATGGCGTTCTGCGTGTCCTTCGCGG is a genomic window containing:
- a CDS encoding glycine cleavage system protein R — translated: MARPTSNENYLVVIAVAPQKKSPLLLLTRRVGESGCHLLESRLSTLGDDVAINLLLVGSWDAVAKFETAVPRIEREEGIRLLLQRTAAKDTQNAMLPYVVEVVAADKPGILHQLAEFFIAHTISIESLSSSRYRAMQTGAEMFSAQITIGIPAKTHIASLRDDFLEFCDAQNLDAIMDPMKF
- a CDS encoding PhoH family protein codes for the protein MSERKRIYVLDTNVLMHDPTALFRFEEHDVFIPMTVLEELDNGKKGTSEVARNARQVSRFINELIEAHGAERIERGLKLVRPKGLNLRRESQIGRLLFQTSAGDPAKSRMKVMPDNQILAAIVALHQQHPQTDVVLVSKDINLRIKASIFGVPAEDYENDRALDDFSLLYTGHTELPADFWSKHAKDLRSWSEKGHTFYELKMRKNEDWSPHQCLYLAGEDEPEFRVLSIRDNIAKLQILDDFTGGSHSVWGIHARNREQNFALNALMDPDVDFVTLLGTAGTGKTLLALAAGLAQVMDQQRYREIIMTRVTVSVGEDIGFLPGTEEEKMTPWMGALTDNLEVLANPAEGGSWGRAATNDLLASRIKIRSMNFMRGRTFLSRYVIVDEAQNLSPKQMKTLLTRAGPGTKMVCLGNVEQIDTPYLTETTSGLTYAVDRFKNWPHSAHITLRRGERSRLADFASESL